The genomic window GCGCGGTGTATGATGAAGAGCATGACGACGCCGGCGCTGTTCTGGGGCGAGGCGGTGCGGACGACAGTCTATCTGCTGAACCGCACGCCGACGAGGAGTCTGGACGGTGTCACCCCCTACGAGGCGTGGCACGGCCGCAAACCCGCAGTGCACCACCTGCGGACGTTCGGGTGCACGGCTCACGTGAAGAACGTCGGCCCCGACGTCATCAAACTGAGCGACCGCTCGACGCCGATGGTATTCGTCGGGTATGAAGAAGGGTCCAAGGCCTATCGTGTCTACGATCCGGCAAGTAACAAGGTACGGGTGACACGTGATGTAATCTTTGAGGAAAGCAGGCCTTGGACATGGCGCGCTCCGGATGCGACGGCTGACGCTCCAACGCTGGTGACGTTTACCGTGGTGTACACCACGGAACACGGCGTGCAGGAGCGGGACACCGGGCTAGACGTGCCAACCCCAACGCCGCAGAGCCCGGCGACCCCTTCTTCATCAACACCGGGGACGCCGTGCACGCCCGTGTCATCCACGCCCGCGGCAACCACGCCCGCGTCGTCCATGCCCGCGTCGTCCACGCCGTCCACGCCCAGTACTCGTGTCAGGGACATTCGCTGGGCCACACCACTTAGTCACGATGAAAATCGGCGAGACGTGGACATTGGTGACATTCGCTATCGTTGCGTCTCGTGCATCATGGACGAGACTGAGGGGGAGGCAGTGCGCGAGGCGATGCTGCACTACCTGCTAAGCGCTGAGGAGCCAGCCAACGTTCATGAAGCTCTAGAGGACGCCGCGTGGAAGGAGGCCATGGATGCTGAGATGGATGCCATTGCTGAGAACTCCACCTGGGAGCTCACTACGCTCCCGCGTGGACACAAAGCGATCGGCctcaagtgggtctacaaggtgaAGCGCGATCCCGACGGCAATGTCGTCAAGCATAAGGGCTATGCACAGAGGGAGGGTGTGGACTTTGAGGAGGTGTTCGCGCCCGTGGCTCGAATGGAAACAGTCCGTCTCTTCCTCGCACTCGCCGCGCACTCTGGATGGGAGGTGCACCACATGGATGTAAAGTCAGCATTCCTCAATGGTGAGCTCATGGAGGAGGTCTATGTGGGACAGCCACCGGGCTATGCTGCTGCTGGGAAGGAGAACCAGGTGCTGAAACTATCAAAGGCATTGTATGGCCTACGCCAAGCACCGAGAGCCTGGTATGCAAAACTTCATGAGACTCTGGATGCACTAGGTTTCACTCGCAGCCCTCTGGAACATGCGGTCTACAGAAGGGGAGACGCCCACTCGTACTTGCTGGTGGGTGTATATGTGGATGACTTGATCATTACTGGCACTGACAAGACTCATATCATTCAGTTCAAGGAGCAAATGCAGAACCTATTCAAGATGAGCGACCTCGGCCTCCTAAGCTACTACTTGGGGATCGAGGTGGTTCAGTCAGAGAGCTCGATCACATTGAGTCAGCGTGGTTATGCAGAGAAGATACTCGAGCTGGGTGGCATGAAAGGCTGCAACGGCTCACACACGCCAATGGAGTGCAGGCTCAAGTTGAGAAAGGAAGATGGTGCTAAGTCTTCTGATTCCTCTCTGTATCGCAGCGTCATTGGGAGTCTGAGATATCTGACACATACCAGGCCAGACATCACTTACGCAGTAGGCATGGTGAGCAGGTTCATGGAGAAGCCAACGGTGACACACTGGTTGGCGGTGAAGCAGATCCTGCGGTATGTGCAGAACACTCTGAACTACGGCTGTTACTACACTCGAGGATGGGCAGGTGCTCTGCTGGGTTATAGTGACAGTGATCACGCCGGAGATGTTGGAGACAGGAAGAGCACATCTGGTTAGGTTTTCTTCTTCGGTGGGAATCCTATTTCATGGACTTCACAAAAGCAAAAGGTAGTGGCCATTAGTTCCTGTGAAGCTGAGTACGTGTCAGCGGCAGCAGCAATTTGTCAAGGTCTCTCGCTGAGCCGTTTGCTCGCCGAGATGAAGGGAGAAGCCCCAACCAAGTTCAAGCTCCTGGTAGACAACAAATCGGCTATTGCACTGGCAAAGAACCCTATCCACCATGACAGAAGCAAGCACATAGACGTGAAGTTCCATTTCATACGGGAGTGTGTAGAGGAAGGGCAGCTGGAGCTGGACCATGTGAGGACGgcagatcaacttgctgacatgcTGACGAAGGCACTGGGTCGCGTGTGCCATGTGGAGATGCGGCAAAGGCTGGGCGTCAGGGAAATCGGCGAGAGCGCTGGAGCTTAAGGGGGAGAATTGTTAGCTCAGTAAGCTCGAGGTGACATTGATAGTTCTTTCATTCGAATAAGCTGTACGTGTGTGTTGATGTGACGTGCGCATGCGGCATGCAGGTAGGACTTGACGAGGGGGCCGAGTCGTGAGCACGATCGCCCTGCTCTTGTTTTCTGTTTTGCTTTTGCCCGGTCAGTGTGGCGAGCTAGCGATGTGGACATCGTGGGATGGCGCGGTGAATCCGGATCGCAGCAGGCTGGCCTGGCTAGATAGTTATGCTTCTTTGTAAACAGAATAACAGACGAGATAATAGAGAGAACGGAAAAGCTGGGGGTTCCGCCTGGCAACCAAAACCACTGTCTTGTTCATCCTCCTCTCTCGCTCGTTTCTATCTAATCGACCACGACATCTTCCTCTTCTCACTCGACCTGAGAAGGAAAATGGGTGTACGtcgggaggtggaggtggtggagtcgtgcatGGTGCCGCCCATGGAGCAGACGCCTAGCCAGGGCCTCTGGCTCTCCCCGCTCGACCTCGCAATTGTCAATAGAGGCCTCATCCCCACCGTCTACTTCTACAGCTCCAGCTCCGGCGTCGACGATGACTTCTTCGACGTGGCCAGGCTCAAGGTGGTTCTGGCCAAGGCTCTGGTGCCCTTCTACCCTCTCGCCGGCCGTATCGGCGTGGACGGCGGCGGTCGAGCGGAGGTGCACTGCGCCGGCCAGGGCGCGCTCTTCGTCGTCGCTCGCTCGGACCTCACCGTCGATGGCCTCGTCGATTGCCAGCCGTCGCCGGAACTAAGGAGGCTCTTTGTTCCCCGCTTCGACGACTCGCCGTCCATCATGTGCGCCATTCAGGTGACTTTCATGGGATGCGGTGGGGTCATCCTGGGGACGGCGCTGCACCACGCCGCCGTCGACGCCGCAAGCGTGTTCCACTTCTTCAAGACGTGGTCCACCTTCTCCAGAGACCGTGATGGGCCCGGGAGTGCGGCGCTCGACCTCCCGTGCCACGACCGTACCCTCCTCCGCGCGCGCACACCGCCCATGGTCCACCCCGACGCTTTCACTGTGTTCTGCCCGAAGCTAAGCCTATCCGAGACGTCGGGCATCGGCCCCGTCGTCAGCGAGATTTTCGCCGTCTCCAAGGACCAGGTTGCCGCTCTCAAGCGTGCATGCACCAGCAGCGGCGACGGTGGCCGAGTGAGCACGTTCGTCGCCGTGAGCGCCCACGTGTGGCGGTCCATGTGCGCCGCGCGCCGGCTGCCACCGGACGCCACGACGCGGCTCACCTTCCCGGCCAACGTCCGGCGCGTCCTGAGGCCGCCGCTGCCGGCCCGCTACTTCGGGAACGCGGTCATCACCCTGGGCACCGCCGGCAAGGTCCGGGACATAGGGTCGGAGGAGCTGGCCTCCGTGGCCGGCCGGATCAATGGCGCCGTCCGCCGAATGGACGACGAGCTCGTGCGCTCGGCGATCGACTACTTGGAGATGAACGGCGGCAAGCAGCCggtcggcaccctgccggagacgGAGCTGAGGGTGTTCAGCTGGCTGGGCATGCCGATGTACGACGCGGATTTCGGGTGGGGGAAGCCGCTCGCGATGCACCGCGCGTTGGAGGAGCGCGGCGGGATCGTCTGGACGGCCTCAGCGGCGGCGTGCGCATACCAGCTGATAGGCTTTCGCTATGTACCATTATCTATCTTcttctcatttttttttcttttgggaaaCATTATTCATCTTCTTTATTCGGGAATGTACCACTATATATCAATTATATCACCtcgcaaaaaatatatatatatcaattataTCATTATTGTGACAGTTAAGATTTATGTAAGAATATTTTGAAGTATAAATTTATTGTGTGATTCTGATTCAAAGAAATGTTCTTTTGCTAAACACAGCAGACGAGGATTGAAGTTTTAAATTTTAATCCCTCTTTCCTCCCTCTATTAATCTTCATACCTAGTAAGGTGTGTGTGCACGGAAGGAAGTACAAATCTAGCTAGTTAAGCTAGTTCAATGGTTAAGTACCCAACCAAATAATCAAGTGCTTGCTGATGACTACCTGTACTCGAGTGAGACGGTAGCGGGCAAATTGAACTTGGAAAAAAAAAATCCCCTCCCATGTCGCTCCCGTGAGGCGACGGGGAGGGCGCCCCTAGATCTTCGCCGCaattctccctcctcctccctcgccaccaccaggGGGCGCTGCCAGCCAAAGCGCGATTGGCATCGGCGATGGCGGGGCTTGGACATTCTCTCGCACGTGGGGGCGGCGCGGGCCGACTTCCCCGTGGCAAGGCGCGTCGCCGCGATGCTCTGGAGCAGCGGCGGCATACAAGAAAGGTTGCAGAGCGATGGGCAGCTTGGGTTTATATAATATATTTAGGGTATTCAATGCATTTTCAGCTTTAATGGACATAAATCCAATTTGTAACTGAATGTGCATTAATAAAAGCACAAATATGGTGAAAACATACCGTTAAAGTTCTTTATGATCTTTATGCTAATCTTACAAAATTAACTAaaaatgtactacctccgtcctaaaattcttgtcttagatttgtctacatatggatgtatcaagtcacattttagtattagatacatcggTATCTATACAAATGTAAGACAAAATTTTTGGGATGGAAGGAGTGtaattgtagttcaaatttaaattatatcCAAGTAAATACATTTTTATTAACAAAAAGTCCAATGTATAGATATAATAAAACCTACGGTCAGAACAAACAACACAATAAAACTAAAAAGATTACAACAAATTAACAAAAATATCTGCACCTTTTGAGCAGTGGCGGACAATGGTAGGTGCTCACCAAAGCTGAAAGAAATATCAGTAGCAGGCCCTCTTGTGGCACCTGCCGCAAGTAGGAGGGTCCCATGCTTTTTCCTCCCTTGTACCGGGCTTACAATGtaatacatccattttcatccattttttcgacaagtatttctggacggagggagtactaagccAAGCCCCCGATATTTTATACTCGGCATATGGGGTTGTATTCGGCAAAATGTTGTTTTCCTGTAGTGATTAGCGAGTGTGTTATGTAGTTGTATGGGTGCGTAAGGGTTGGTGTTCGTACATAAGTGATGCCATGCTTCTATATCACCGATAACATTCATCTTGGCCATATAGATGATATAGGAAGAATAATATTTGTATTCTCTCAAACTTACGGTGGAGCAAGCATGGGGTATGATCGGAGACGAGGAGGACGGAGATTCATTGGCGACGATGCAAAAGGTAGAATGGGGTGAAGGAAATGGGAAAGAAGGTACTTTAGGTCTTACATTGCGGTAACTGATAGTTGAGCTTAACGGCGTATGTTTTCCGTGAGGCATgagtgtaacacccccagtgtcatgctacagtaattccctattaatagtgccatgtcatcatgttactgttgctaatcttcacttgatccaaatcacaattcaaattcaaatccaatctaaagtaaaAAATCCATATTTGTCAGaaatgaaatctaaaatgttcatcttgtggcaaataatccataaaaaatattggtggtgaaccaacatttttgcaaggtgtttaaatggcctaaaccaattaaagcagtggctaaaacaatagattAAACGCCTTTTCAATTTATAAAAGTGGCAAActttttcaaaagcctcacaatcttttatGGAAGTGTCAACTATtgcaatgtaattatgtggccaagtcccacattttataGAATCCTttttggcagctcaaatattgTAAAAACCATTTCTGTAAAAAGAAggagcaaaagaaaacaaaaggaaaagcaaaggggagagaaagcccctgccccacttgggcttcggcccacccgagctagctggcccagctaggccggcccacgCCCCCTCCTGGGTCGCTCCTTCCCCCTCCCTGTTCCTCCGACCTTGCCCACGGTCGCCGTCGAACCCACCTCGTCGACCACGCCGCTACAGGCGCCGCGGGGAGGATAAGGAACCAGCGTCGGTGCCCTGGCTTCCGTCGAGATCTTTTCCCTCTCACACGcttccccctcctctccctcgctctcctgcTCACGCTCGATCTCGTCCGAG from Triticum aestivum cultivar Chinese Spring chromosome 3B, IWGSC CS RefSeq v2.1, whole genome shotgun sequence includes these protein-coding regions:
- the LOC123067808 gene encoding putrescine hydroxycinnamoyltransferase 1-like: MGVRREVEVVESCMVPPMEQTPSQGLWLSPLDLAIVNRGLIPTVYFYSSSSGVDDDFFDVARLKVVLAKALVPFYPLAGRIGVDGGGRAEVHCAGQGALFVVARSDLTVDGLVDCQPSPELRRLFVPRFDDSPSIMCAIQVTFMGCGGVILGTALHHAAVDAASVFHFFKTWSTFSRDRDGPGSAALDLPCHDRTLLRARTPPMVHPDAFTVFCPKLSLSETSGIGPVVSEIFAVSKDQVAALKRACTSSGDGGRVSTFVAVSAHVWRSMCAARRLPPDATTRLTFPANVRRVLRPPLPARYFGNAVITLGTAGKVRDIGSEELASVAGRINGAVRRMDDELVRSAIDYLEMNGGKQPVGTLPETELRVFSWLGMPMYDADFGWGKPLAMHRALEERGGIVWTASAAACAYQLIGFRYYKFIV